GAAACTGATGAATTCAAGTCCAATGTAGGCAAATTGGGCTCCCAGTGAGAACCAGAGGATTTCTATCAAGAAACCAGAACAAGAAGGAATGCTTACCCTGATAGTCacatgacagacagacagatgatccCCATCACAGGAGGAGCTTGAGCAGCTAGTCTAGACTAGCTGGGACATTCCTAAATTTGAGGCTCCTTGCTTGTCACTCACAGTGGCCACTTTGCTCAGTACCCCCATATGCAACCAAGTGAACTCAATGGACTGCCAGTTGCTctcagcaagagctgagcagaaaTCTTCCAAGTTTCACAAAGCCTCGCCAGCCCTCACTTTGTTACCAATCACTCTTGCATCATTGTTTGCCTTCTTCTAAAGATtaattttttgattttatttttcttatgtttgatagggcagaaagaaattgagaggaggggggaagacaagagagggagagagagacacacacctacagacctgtttcaccacttgtgaagctccccccacccccgcagaagtggactggggacttgaacccaggtctttgaagaTGTCAGTGTGTGGACTCAACCAAACCTGTCATCACCTGGACCCTTCTGTTGCCTCTTTAACCTGGGAGCAGCCTATTtgatttcctttcctcctcccttcctcgcTCCATGTCTCCTCTTTTGCTTCTTCATTCCTAATTTCACACACGTGAATGttatgggaaggaaggaagaaggggaaatcTGAAGCCTTTGAACATGGCTTTTTGGCAACAGCACTGACAGGTTAGAGCTGTTGGTAGTCTCTCACTTGTGCATtaccccttctttttaaaatgatctttatttattggatggagacagaagtcaagaaagtagggggagatagagaaggagagagacggagacacacctgcagacctgcttcactgctcgtgaagcttcctccctgcaggtagggtgcaggggctcaaacccagatccttgagcatggtaatgtgtgcgcttaaccaggtgcaccaccacctggcccacttgtGTATTGTATTTGTCCCTGTTGGATTTTTGTTGGTGCTGTTGCATTTCCTGCATATAAATAGGAGTCAGCTCTGGATGGTGGTTTGCCatctgccccacccccatctttgggaCTCAGAGGAAAAGCAGCCCATCCAACTGCAACAGAGATGGGAGAGGCCCCAGTGAAACTGGTTGTCAAAGCCACATACTTGCCAGGAGCCctgagggagggtgggggaggcaaGCTTTCTCCATCAACCGCTGCCCTCCAAATCGGAGAGTGGGGTGACGTGGGCCTTGCAACGTGGCAAATTCCAGTAGTCCTTTCTCACCTCTCTCGGTTGGTGGTGTGAGTTCAATGAAGCTTCGGCACCTCTCCCCTGAAACGCAGACAAGGCATGAGGTGATGGGGGTGCTGCCCAGGACCCCAGGGACAAAGGCTTTCCCCAACCCCCTCCCTGTCCTGCTCTGTGACATCATAGACCCTCCGCAAATGGTGTGTTTGAAAGCAGGGAAAGATGTATGGGCGAATGAATGGGGGACGTCCACAGGAATCATTCAAGATGAacccctctcctccatttctttcccttaatgcagcaccagggaatgaacttgggGGCATGCTACTACTGGCCACCATTTTCTAGTTTCTGTTTTTGAGAGAGCACAGACACACTAGCACACCATGTGTGGAGCTTGCTGCTGGCCACagtggttctggggcttgaacccagggcattGCACTTGTTTAGTGGCTCTGGATGGTTTCTGGAGTAGAAACAGTGCCCAGTGACACAGGAGCAACTTAAATGTGATGTAAAAGCACCCATACCAGTGGAGTAGAGCTGAGTGGAAGGGCAGAAGCTCTGTTCACCTATATGTGCCGACCTAGCTTGATCTAGTCCCTCTCTTTTGCCTTCATCTTTTAATTGCCATTCTAATGCTTAGAAATAAGAAAATTCTTTGTGTGGCCAGGGGGTAGCTGATCAGCTAGAGTACCTACCTTATTGGGTGAAACTGATTATtacattttttcaaaaaattacctttatttatttattggatagagacagaaatagagacggggtgatagggagagagacagagacacctgcaacactgcttcaccactcaggaagctgtcctcttgcaggtggggacagagggattgaacctgggtccttgcacattgtaatgtgtactcaaccaggtgcgccaccatccggcccagAAACTCTGATTCTGATCCCtggcacatgggagcaccatgcacagcactgagggagctccagaagtggtggaacaatgctttggtgtctctctctgagatatataatttttattttatattatttaaaaatatatattatgctttatgatagagacagagaagtagggtaagatggggagaaaaagatacctgcagcactgcctcaacaTTTAAGCacctccccttgctggtggggcttaaactggggtctttgcacttggtgacGTGCACTTAGCCAGTTGCACCTCCACCAGGCCCCgtatacataaattttaaaaagtctttttggtGGGGATAAAGCGAtctcaacttttctttctttttaccagaaccctgctcagctctggctgatggtggtgctggggattgaacctgggacctcagagcctaagtctttttgcataattatcatACTGTTTCCCAGCCttccaagtatatatatatatatatatatatatatatatatatatatatatatatatttaagagaaaTATTCTTTTCCTGGCTTTTGTTTCTTATCAATTCTGGTTTGCTGGAGCACAGATTCTCACTATGCCAGCTGCCTAAGTGAAGCCCTGAAAGAGCCATgtagttttatcattgttatttgtAATGAGGGTTGGGAATCAAACCCGGGACCTTAGGCATACACGGGGCCACTTTGTGTAAATAACTGGACCTGCGGACTAGTTGGGGTGGCAGGCTGGGGGCTGCTGGCCTGGCTGTAGAGATGGAGTCGGAGAGGCTGAGtcagctgggggtgggtgggcagaggCCCACAGGTGGTGTAGTGGTAGCACTCACCCCCCACCTCTACCCACACTGGATGGgggtgcagggagtcaggcaccTGAGGCGAGGTGGCTACCCGGTTCTTCCATGACTTCCTCACAGGATAGCCACATGCCGCTGTGGAAGGCCCGGAAGGAGAAGCGGTCATCCCCAGTCTCCCAGCtgtactgcaccacctccggggAAGATGTGTTGGGGGTGCTCCCATCCAGGGGCACCGACACGCCAAAGCACTGGGCTGCCAGACCTTTCCCACACAGGGGCTTGGGCACCTTCTGTGTCCCCACAAACCAGTAGTTGCTGAGCAGGCATGTTGCGGAGAGGCCGAGTGATAGCAGGTTGAGGGTGGCAGATAGGAATGTTCGTTGGCCAGAGAGGACCTGCGGGAGCTCCATCTGTAAGAGACAGGGCACAGGTGCTGAGGGACAGCCGCCAtccactccccacctcccccagcaccccacacgTTGCACTCCGAATGAGGGTGCAAGTGTAGACTGGCTTCTGGAGGGAGTACCATCAGGATGGTGGTTCCTtttctgagaggggagaggagagacatcccagcaccactccaccattcctgaaatCCTACCCAGGTGCATGGCccatggtgctcccgtgtggtgtcAGGAGTCGAAACCCTCAGTGAATTCCCCAGGATGCAcgcacattaatgaaaacaagatcACTACCAGTGATTCTAACAGTCAGGAGGTTTCCACCTGGCCAGGTGGACAGCTGGAGCTTCAAAAAAGGGGGGCTGGTACTACCAGGccctggtggcacaccctgtgtgtgtgtgtgatggaccAGTCTGGAGCCACTCAGTGTCCCATGGGGCCTGTGGGGACTGAGTCAGAAGGGAAGAGAGCCACTGCAGCCCATgtgctgcctgcctgtctgttttTGACCCTGCCTCTCAAAGGTTCCTCCTAGGTATCTTCGTAGCTTTAAGAAGGGGAGCAGGCTGATGAGTAGAATTGGAGTGAATGTTCAGTGCTCTAGCAAGAAAGCATGTCTGGCTTATTGGAAAGCTAGTGCAGCTTACTTGCTAAGGTCTTTTATGattctaaattatatatatatatatatatatatgtatatatatttctttattgaatagagacaaatcaagagggggaggggagttagaggggaaaatagggagagggagggagaaagagagtgaaagaaagagacagagagagagataatgatctgcaatattgcttcactgcttgtgaagctttcccctgcaggtggggcatagCAATTTGTACCTCAGCTTTAGTACCCACTCAAAGCAAAAGAAGCCCTGTGCTCAGTGCTGACAGATGTTTCTGAGAAGTAAAGCATCTTGAGCTTTTCAGGAGATCACTCAGATCCGTGTTAATCAGACCCAAATCTGCTTAGCTTAAGAGAGGTCCATCAGACCATGGCTAAATGAGGCTGGTTCACCCGTCTGCCTCTCTCATCATCTCCAGCTTAGATCTTTTTACAGACAACAGGAAACTATCCTAGAAATAGAATATCGTGTCATTCAAAATTTCCAGGTATTCACGCATAGAGTGCATACTACAGGCAAAGttcattgttggaaaagtcatcatCAGGACTTGATGGCTGCATGACAAAtacaccactcctgatggccatgtttattgctttttttccttatagatatagaaataaagaggatagaaatagggagaaagacacctgcagcactgttccaatgctcatgaagcttcccctgcaggtggggatcaaagtGCATTATTTATGATAGTGagaaatagacatgggtcctatgGATAGAAAACCaagattaacaacaacaacatgataAAATAGCTTATGGAAAGCAATTTGGcagtatgattaaaaaaaaattctggttccACTGAGTATTCTCAATTCACCTAAGATACAAGCTGACCTTGGGGAGAACCAACCCCTCAACATCTGGAAGGAGCAAAGATCTCAGATGTCCAGATACTGGAGTCTTATGTAACCTCCACACCCCCTGCTCTCCCCAAGTCTCTTTCCACCCTGTTGTCAGTTATGAAAAACCCACTTGTTTTAGTCATTGTTCTGCTACGAGTTATCCTGTCTGATCATTTTTGTATTCATAACCTGAGTAGCAAGTGGACTAGAATTCTAGTTGAAACATCTTCATTCTTCATTTGCTACAAAGATGGAATTAAGGACTTCAGCAATCCTCAGTCTTCAGTGTTGCTTTCCATCTTTTGTGACTTGGAACCATCTATTGGTCATCATGTTATATCAGAAATCAACCCCAATGCCAATCCATTTCCAGTTATGCCTATTCCCAAGTGATTCTGCAGGGCTGTTCAGAAACTAATCTCAGCCTCCATACCATGGTCCAAATTACCTGAAGGTGACAGTCAATTTAAGGATGAGGGGAGCTGAGATAGAAAAGGACTTGGAACGATGCTCAGAGAGGCTTCTTTAAGGAGGAGAGTCCAAGGACCTCCTTAATCATTGATGGGGAATGCAGTCAATCCTTTCCAAGAATTCCCTATCACTGGCAAAGTTCTTCTTTTTGATCACACACTGCATTTCACCCCACACCTGCCTCTGCTCTCCAGCATTCAGATACCTCTTGAAACTGGACAATAATTGCAATGGTTTCTCCCTTGAGGCCAGTGTGAAGAAGGGGCATCTTTGCATCTGCTGGCCAGCCCCACTTCCAAGGTGACTCTCTTTTCTAGAAACAGGCAGGAGTTTCTTCCCTGACGTGCACAGGTACCAAAAGGGCACCCACCTACCTGTTCAGTCTCTCATCAACAgagtagcaaaaacaaacaaacaaacaaacaaacacccctcTCAAATAATGTGGTTTAGTAAAGACAGATGCATCCCCTTAGGAGAATCAGCTATGGGCAAACCAGCTATTGGCAGTCATGAGGGGGTGTTGGGTTACCTTGGCCATTTTGAAGTCTTGCGGCTTGTCTGAAGGGCCACCTACCCTCCAAATCCCTCTGGCTGGAGATTGAAGGAGTGAAATttacctttcccttccttccttctcctgttcctgctcctgctcctgctcctggatTAAATGCTGCTCTCAAGCAACTGGGGCATCTTAGTAATTGACAGTGCAACTATGGGCCAGCTGTTCTGGGAGATTAGGTGCAAGAGCTTgccagtggggctccaggattaAGCagagagcagggggtgggggctgccttGGCAGAGAGAAGATCCCAACAAAGTGATCTGACAATCTTTACCCTGGCACTTGGAGCTTAAGAGACCAGCCTTGATTTTACAGGGCCACCACCACTTCAGAAGTTCCCTTTCCTTTGAGTAGGGGTTTCCATCCTCTAGTAAGCTCTGTATCAACAGGAACTGCGGCCTCAGAGACACACGGACATGGCTTGCTTGTGTCATGGATGGTCTCCCCACTCCGGCTAGAGTCCTGGTAGGGTCGTTTAAGTGCCAGCCGACATGGGACACCAGGATGAGGGTGTCGATGGACTAGGGCTGCAGAGCATCAGATTCCAGACTCCCTGAGGCTTTGGCTATCACTCTGTCACTGTCTCCAGGCAAAGGGGGGAAAACTTTCTGCAACTTCACAAGAGAAATCAGACAGATCAGTGCAATGGGTCGGCTGCTTAGTTTCCCACAGCTGGCCAAGTTGTCCCTACTGTCCTCAGCTGATTATCATGAGGGCGGGGCCGTCCCACTGTTGCTTGTGCGTCCCTGCCACCCCATGGCGCATCCACCATGCCCGCAGGTGCTCCATCTTCCCCCAGGATgccttctgttccttttccctcctgatttctcatCAGGTGTAAACAGTCACTCCTCCTTTGAAAAATGGTTCTTGTCTCCCTGAGACAGAGGCCTTCCTCCCTCTTTGTCCATGTCAGTCTGTCTGCTTCCTGTGATTCTGTCTATATTCTGTGATGGTCATTCATCAAGTCCTTTAAGAGCTGGCCTTTATTCCCCCAACTCTGGCTGAGCACCAGAAGGGTCTTTGATTTCTGTGGCCTTTGAAGACCTGCAGATTCTTGGGTTTCCCCAGGACTCCACTGGCATTCAGGAGCAAGTCTCAGGAAATCTGTACACAGCCCTTGGCATATATGCAGGGATGGACTTCTTGGCTcgttgtggacttttttttttcctttgccatcagggttattactggtactttgtgcctgcactgtgaagccactgctcctagaagccattttcccccttttctcttcctttttatatttttaaatttttatttaattttatttttcctccagggttattgctggggcttggtgcttgcacgatgaagccactgctcctggaggccatttccccctttttgttgcccttgttacccttgttattgttgttattattgtcattgcagttgttggataggacagagagaaattgagagaggaggggaagacagagaggggtagagaaatatagacacctgcagatctgcttcactgcttgtgaa
This portion of the Erinaceus europaeus chromosome 7, mEriEur2.1, whole genome shotgun sequence genome encodes:
- the GSG1 gene encoding germ cell-specific gene 1 protein isoform X1; this translates as MELPQVLSGQRTFLSATLNLLSLGLSATCLLSNYWFVGTQKVPKPLCGKGLAAQCFGVSVPLDGSTPNTSSPEVVQYSWETGDDRFSFRAFHSGMWLSCEEVMEEPGSHLASGERCRSFIELTPPTERGEKGLLEFATLQGPRHPTLRFGGQRLMEKACLPHPPSGLLAKILWFSLGAQFAYIGLEFISFLLLLMDLLLMGNPGCGLKLSAFAAISSVLSGLLGMVAHMMYTQVFQETVNLGPEDWRPHDWNYSWAFYMAWISFTCCMASAVTTFNKYTKLLLEFKGKHSKSSRDNLGCLPHHHQCFLPQLPCAATQGGPPISCHRYLHPPVRSVSEGVDFYSELPNESFQPEGSQGAKEELVGSSVVQEEQC